Part of the Streptomyces sp. f51 genome is shown below.
CGTTTCGGCTCTGCGGCCCGGCAACTGCGAGGCATCGGGCAGCGGTTCGGGAACCCATTCGCCCACGTACCTCTCGCGTCGCGCACGGGCCGAACCCAGCACGTCCAGACAGATGCGGCCCGTCACCGTGGTCAGCCAGGCCCTGGGCGAGGCGACGTTCGCGCGCTGTCCCGGCGTCGACGCGTAATAGCGGGCGAGCGCTTCCTGTACCGCGTCCTCGGCCTCGGCCAGCGAGCCCAGCATCCGATAGGCGACGTTCGTCAGCCACGGGCGCTCCTGTGCGACGGCGTCGGTCACGGTGTCTCCCTCACTCGAACCCGATGGCCCTCATGATCGTTACCGGCCGCGCAAAGGGCAACGGATCGCGGCGCCTCACATTCTCGGCAGCTGTGTCGTCGTATCCGCGACGGAACACAGACGAGCAGAGGAAGACACCGTGGCCACGCAGACCAGCTCCAGGCCGAGCAGCACCTTCTACCCGGCGTTCGTCCGCGTCGCGGTCGCCGCGCAGACACTGACCTTGTTCTTCCAGGCGGCCACGGCCGGCCTCCTGCTCTCGCACCACCTCGGTGTCCTGCACGCGGTCGGGGCCCGGGTCATGTACGGCGCGGCCATGCTGTACGTCCTGGCCGCCGTCGTGGCCTGGCGCCCGGGTGGCGGCTCGCCCAGGCCGATCCTCTACGGCACCACGTTCCTGGTCCTCGCCTCGGTGCAGGTGGTACTCGGCATCACGCACACCGTGAGCCTGCACGTCCCTTTGGGTGTCCTGATGTTCGCCATGAGCTTCTACCGGCTCGGTCGCGAACTGGAGGACATGGGCCCGGTGTTGCGTCATGATCGTGGCGGGCGGTAGAACGCGCCGGTGTCAGGATCGACGGTCCGGTTCGACGCGGTCCCACCTTCGAGTCGCGGTCTCAGCTTCCATGGGAGGCACGGTGCAACGCAAGACTGTCGCGGTCCAGGGGGATCGCGTTTCGGAGTGGGGTTGGTTCCTGGCCTGGCTCGCGGTCGGCGCGTGTCTGGCCCTCGGGCTCGCCGCGCTGCTGTCGGTGGGGTTGGCCTTGATCGCCCTGTCCGCCGTGGCCGCGGTCCTCCTGCTCCGGAAGGGGCACAGAAATGCCCTGGTCGGAGGCGTCGCGGGCCTGGCATTGCCGCTCTTCTACCTCGCCTACCTGAATCGGGGCGGTCCGGGCGACGTGTGCCACTCCACGGCCGAGGGGAGTACGTGCACCGAGGAGTACGCGCCGATGCCGTTCCTGATCGCCGGTTGCCTCCTGTTCGCCACCGGCCTTGTGATCTTTCTCGTGCTCGATCGCCGGCGCCGGGGCACGCACCAACCTTGAACTCGGCCGCGGGGAAGCGGCCCGGACCCGGACCCGTCAGCTCTGCTTGGCGGCCAGTTCGTAGTCGCCGATGAGGTCGCCGAGCAGGGTGCCCGCGAGGATGTCGCTCGGGACGTGACCCGCCATGTAGACGCGGGAGTAGACGACCTCGTCCTGCATCCAGCGGTAGTCCTGGGCGCGGTGCGGGGCGAACGCGCCGAGCAGGGTGACCGCGGCGGCGGAGCGGGCGGCGTGGCGGGAAGGGTAGGAGTACGGGCCCTTGGTGCCGGGGGTGATGTGCTTGTCGGGGCGCAGGCTCGGGTCGAGGACGAAGGGGGCGGGCTGCTGGTCGCGTGCGGCGAGCTGGTCGCTGATGGTCTTGGCCAGGCCCAGGGCCGACTTGAGCCGCGCCTTCTCGTCCGTGCCCTTGGCGGTGGAGACGAGTTCACGCTGGTCGTGCTGGTACAGCTTCCAGATGTCCTTCTTGCCGTAGAGCTCCAGCCAGGTGGCCGCCTTCTTCCCCGGGGCGGTGCGGATCTTGGCGAGGTCCTGGACGTCGTGGAGTTCGGCGGTGCGCGCGGTGGCCGAGGGCGGTGCTGGAATCTGTGCGGCGACCCACGCGGTGAACGCCTTGTCGTCCCGCGTCGTCCCGTGCTGGGCGGTCCACCGGGTGAAGAGGGCGTCCGCCCGCGTGCGCTGGGCGGCGACCTGCCGGCCGAGGGGCGTGATCGTCGCGTCGGCGAAGAGCGTGGGCGGCGGGTTCTTGCCGATCACGGCGGTCGCTCCGGGGCTTCCGGTGACGACGGCGGCGAGTTCGGGGCGGATCAGGCCGACGGAGGCCACGGCGACGGCGGTGACGGCGATCGCGGCGTACGGCCACCTGATCTTGCGCAGGGCGTTCATGCGACGGGGGTCCCTTCGAGGAGCGGTGCCGGCGTGCGGTGCGGGCCGGCGTCGAAACGGGTGCGGGCGAGACGGCGTATGTCGTTGTCGGGGAGCCCGGGGGTGAGCAGGGACTGGCCCACGAGGTACTTGCTGAGGGAGACCGGCCGGACACCCAGGCTCAGCAGCATCCGGTCGGCGGGGGCGGGACGGGCGCCGCCCTTGGTCTCGACGAGGACGAAGTCCGGGTCGAGGGCGGCCGAACGGTCACCGTGATGGCAGGTGAGCACGCCGTCGAGGGTGACGCGGGTGCCGTGATGCAGGTCGGCGAGGGCCGCGCGGAGGTAGCGGATCTCCGTGGTGGCGACGAGGTCCTCGGCGCGGACGGGGATCTCCGATCCGGCGAGCACCCGGTCCACGAAGGCGGACGCCTCCTCGTCGAGCCGGCCGTACCGCTCCGCCGGGGCCCGCAGCGCGTGCTTGACCGTCGCGCCACGGCCGTCCTTGGTCTTGACCTCCACCCGGCACAGCCCGTCCTCCGCGTACAGGCGGGTCCGCACCTTCCAGCGGCGGCGGCGCCCCTGCGCATGGGCGCGCCAGGCGCCGAGCCGGGGGGTGTCGAAGTAGGTGCTGTGGTAGGTGGTGGTACGGCGGCCTTCGAGGTCCAGGATCCGGTGGCTGTCGGCCAGTTGCCCGACCAGGCGGCGGGCGAGGCCGAGGGGCACGAGGTACTTGCGGTCGGTGCGGTGCTGGAGGGCCGCGGCCGCGTCGACCTCGGCGAGTGTCGCGCCGTGCGGAAGTGCGAGGCCGAGCGCCCGGGCGAACGTGTTCGCGGGAGTCACTGGACGCTCTCGGCTTCCCTGGCAGTGGGCACCTCGGGCTCGCCGACCGCGGGGATCTCGGTGGTCTGTGCGGGCTGCCCCGGTTCGAGGGGGAAGCGGGCCGCGACCCGGGTCGTCTCGCGTACGTAGTCGACCTCGTCGACCTCCACCGTGAGGGGCACCCGGCCGAAGCGGGCCGCGACGTCCCACAGGACGTCGGACTCGTCGCCGTAGGTCCGGTCGAGGGTGAGTTTGACGACGCGGGTCGGGTTGTACGTCCGAGGGTCGTCGACCAGAAGCACCGCCACCAGCACGAGGACGTCGAGCCCGATGGCGAGCCAGCTGGCGCGCTGCGGAAGCCCGTTGCACAGCGCGATGACCAGCGCGGCGAAGGTGTAGGCGACGTCCCGGAGAGTGAACGCCGCGCTGCGCAGCCGGACGAGGGAGAGGATGCCGAACAGACCGAAGCCGACCCCGGTCGGGAACTTGCCCGCGCTGATCGCGCTCATCGCGGCGAACAGGCCGATGTTCAGCGCGGTCAGGACGAGCGGCATCTCCTGGGCGCTGCGGCGGCGCCGGTAGAGCCAGCCGACCAGGATCAGCAGGGCTATGACGTCGAGGGCGCCTCGCGTCACCAGGTCGATCGGGGAGAGGTGGTTCGTGATCCCCTTGGCGGCGAGCACCGATGCCACCGTGTACGGCGCGTGCATGGCAGTTCCTTCCGCGCGGCGCATCGAGCGGCGGACCTGCCCAGGTCCGCGGAGCACCGCGACGCGAGGAACGCTAGAGACGGCGCATGAACAGACCATGAAGGCTTCCGAGCGGCCGGCGCCCCGCGCCCGCCACGGATGATCCCGGTCCCGGCACGGATGATCCCGGTCCCGGCACCGGATGATCTCGTTCCCGGCACCGGGTGGTCGTGGGCCCGGTTCGGAGGCGTCGCGGGCCCGGTTAGCCTGACCGTCATGCACTGCCTGGTCGTCGACGACGAGACCCGCCTGACCGATCTGGTCGTCCGCTACCTCAGCGAGTCCGGCCACACCGCCGAGGGCCGCTACGACGGCCCCTCCGGGCTCTCCGCCGCGCGCGACCCCCGCCTGGACGCGGTGGTCCTGGACGTCATGCTCCCCGGCCTCGACGGCGTCGAGGTGTGCCGTTCCCTGCGGAGCGAGGGCATCGACGTCCCCGTGATCCTGCTGACCGCCCGTGGTGACGTGAGCGAGCGGGTCGCCGGCCTCGACGCGGGCGCCGACGACTACGTGGTCAAGCCCTTCGCGATGGAGGAACTGCTGGCCCGGCTGCGCGCGATATCGCGGCGCCGCCCCGACCCGGCGGGCCGCCTGCGCGCCGACGATCTCGTCCTGGACCCCGAACAGCAGCGGGCCTGGCGCGGTGACCGCGAACTCGATCTGTCGCGGCGGGAGTTCGCTGTCCTGCGGGTGCTGATGGAGAACGCCGGCCGGGTCGTCTCACGCCTCCAGCTCCTCGACGAGGTCTGGGACGGCGAGACCGATTTGCGCAGCAACGCCATCGACGTCCATGTCTCCAAGGTCCGGGCCAAGGTCGACCGTGCCTTCGGCCGGGACACGATCACCACCCTGCGCGGCCGTGGCTACCGCCTGGAGACCACCCCGTGACACGGTCGCCCGGACGGCTCCTCACCCGGTTCCAGCGGCTGCCCGTCGTGGGCCGCCTGGTGCTCGCCGTCGCCCTGGCCATGACGTTCGTCCTCGTCGGCGCCGCGGGTCTGGTCTACTGGCGTGTCGAGACGGCTCTGGACGGCCAGCTGGACGAGGACCTCGCCGCCTACCAGCACACCCTCGACCGGGCCGTGCGGAGCGGCCAGGATCTGCCGGCCGGCCCGAACGGCAGCCTGGGCCAGGTCCTCGACAGGCACGGCCGGATCCTGCGTGCCGGCGCCGCCGTCCGCGATCAGCCCCTGCTCACCCCGGCCGAAAGCGCCGCCGCAGCACACGGAGCCGTCGTCCGGCGCGACATCGGCGCGCTGCTGCCCATCACCGCCGGCACCCTGCGGCTGCGCGCACAGCACGTCACCGTCGGCGGACAGCCGCGCATCGTCGTCGCGGCCGTCCAGCGCGGCCACCGCGACGAGGCGCTGCGAGAGCTCCTCGCCCAGCTCGCCTTCGCCTCCGGGCTCACCCTGCTGGCCGCTTCGTACGTCGGCTACCGCACCGCCCGCGCCGCTCTGCGCCCCGTCGAGCGGTACCGCCTGGGTGCCGCCGCCCTCGCCGCGGGCGCCGACGCGTCCCCCGGTCTGCGGCTGGAGGTGCCGACCGACCGCGACGACGAGATCACCCGGCTCGGGCACACCCTGAACCGCATGCTCGACCGGCTGGCCGCCTCCGCCGCCCGCGAGCATCAGTTCATCGCGGACGCCAGCCATGAACTGCGCACCCCGCTCACCCTCATGCGGGCCGAACTCGACGTCGCCCTGCACCGGCCCCGTACCGCCGAGGAACTGACCGAGACGCTGCGAGCCGTCGACGCGGAGGCACGCCGTCTGGTCACCCTCGCCAACGCACTCCTCGACCTCGAACAACTCGGCAGCGGCGAACGCATCCAACGTGTCCCGATCGCTCTCGACCGCCTCCTCGACGACACCTGCGCGCAGTACCGGACCGCCGCCGAACGCGACGGCCGCACCCTGACCGTCCTGTACGACCACGCCACCGTGCGGGTCGACCCCCGCTGGCTGGAACCGGCCGTGGGCACCCTCCTGGACAACGCCCTGCGCCACGGCCGCGGCGCCATCACGGTGAACGTCCGGGCACGGGACGGCCGTCTGCTCCTGTCGGTCTCCGACGAGGGCGCAGGCTTCCCGCCGGACTTCCTGCCGCACGCCTTCGACCGGTTCAGCCGCGCCGAGGCGAGCCGCACCACACCCGGCGCGGGACTGGGCCTGGCCCTCGTGGCCGCGGTCGCCGCCTCGCACGGCGGGACGGCCCACGCCGAGAACGTCCCACCAGCGACCACGGGAACCGAAGGAACCACAGGAGCCACGATCACCCTCGACGTGCCCTGCTGAGCCGGTCAGCGGGAGGCACGCACCCCGGCGGCCCGTCGTACGAGACCGACCGCGGGAGCGATGGCCAACAGCGCGGCCAGGGTCGCGTAACCGTGGTCGAGGGTCGTGAGGGTGGCGACTCCGGCGACGAGCAACGGGCCTCCGGCGTCGCCGAGTTCGCGGCCGAGCTCGGCGGCACCCATGGTCTGGCCCAGCCGTTCCACGGGGGTCGAGGCGGCCAGGGCCGCGAAGCCGAGCGGGGTGATCAGGCCGGTTCCGGCGCCGATCAGGGCCGCGCCGGACAGCACTCCCGCCACCCCCGGCAGGGTCGCGCAGCCCAGACCGGCGGCGGTGAGCAGCAGCCCCGCCATGATCCCGCCCCGCGCGGTCAGACGCCCGGCGTCCAGGGCGCGTCCGGCCCGGGGCTGGACGACGGCGGCGCAGGCCGCGAGCACCGACACCGCCGCACCCGTGGCGACCGTGTCCAGGCCCGCCGCCCGGCCCGAGACGGGCAGGAAGCCGACCCCGACGGACAGGGCGGCCGTCGCGGCGGCCAGAGCCGCGGTCGGGCGGAGGAAGTCCGGATGAGCGAGCCGCCTGGCCAGACCCAGCACCGTCTGCCGGGCCTTCGGCAGCGGCGGCACCACGGGAACGGCGAGCGCCGCCCAGACGGCGACGGCCGCGCCGAGCAGCGCGAGGACGACGAACAGCAGCCTCAGGCCGCCGGTCCACACGAGGACACCGCCGAGCAACGGGCCCAGCGTGTAGCCGACGGACTTGTAGAAGCCGTAACTGCCGTAGGCCCTGCCGTGCTTCGCCGCCGGGTTGAGCCGGGCGACCAGCGCGGAGGCGGAGGGAGAGAAGGCGGACGCGGCGGCGCCCTGCCCGAGACGCGCCGCCCACAGCAGGCCGGGGCTGTCCGCCACCGCGTACACGGCGGACGCGGCGGCGAACGCGACGAGCCCGCCGAGCAGGACCGGACGGGCCCCGACGCGGTCCGCCAGCGTGCCGAAGACCGGCTTGAGCAACACCTCGGCCCCGTCGTACAGGGCGAGCAGACCGCCGAGCGCCATCAGCGAGGTGACCGTGCCGCCGCCGAGGTTCGCGGCGATGCCGTGCGCGCCGAACGCGGTGGTGAACCCGGCCGCGTACAACGGCCACATCTGCCACGCAGGGGCCAGCTGGGGGGCACTGGGGGTGCTGGTCATGGACTCCGTTCCGGTGGTCCGCGCGGGGCGCGGAATCCTCCTCCGTGCGGCCGTCACCGGCGGTCGCGCACTGCGTGGGACATGCGCCGGCCTCGCCTGTCCGAGCCGCTGCCGGCGTACCGAACGCGTCTCGTCGTATCAGATCGCGCAGCTGGTGAGAAAGCACCTCGTGCCCTGAACCGACCAGGTGCTCCGTCCAAGTGACAAGGCTGCTGCCCTAAAGCATGGCGCACGTCGCCGGCAGTCGCGTTCAATACCAGCGGACCTGGGCGGCCCCGTTGATGGCCCTGGGACTGACCCTGCATCCTTCGGACGGAGGTGCGCCTCTGACGTGCTTCAGCGGAGGCTGCATCCTGCGCATCTACGGGGACAGGGCCCGCCTCCGCCGTTGATCCGGACCTGGTCGGCCGTCGCGCGGGTCGCGGTCTCGTGACGGCCGCGGGTGGTCACGGCTGTGGCAAGGGCTGCTCCGTCCAGACCGTTTTGCCGTCGTGGGCGTAGCGCGTGCCCCAGCGTTCCGTGAGTTGGGCGACCAGGAAGAGGCCGCGGCCGCCCTCGTCCGTGCTGAGAGCCCTTCGCAGGTGAGGGGACGTGTGGCTGGTGTCGGACACCTCGCAGATCAGGCAGTGCGTACGGATCAGGCGCAGGGTGACGGGGCCGTCCCCGTACCGGTAGGCGTTGGTGACGAGCTCGCTCGTGATCAGTTCGGTGGTGAAGACCATGTCCGACAGTCCCCACTCGGCCAGCTTCGCCGTGATCAGCTCCCTGGCGCGGGAGGCGGCGGTCGCTTCCAACGGCAGCTGCCAGGTGGCGACGTTCTCCGGCGGCAGCACCCGGGTGCGGGCCATGAGCAGCGCGATGTCGTCGTTCGGGCGGCGGTTCGTGGGCAGCAGCGCCTCGATCACGCCGTGGCAGGTGCTCTCCAGCGGATCGTCGGTGAGGGCGAGACATTCGTGCAGCTTCTCCAGCGCGGCGTCGATGTCGCCGTCGCGCGCCTCCAGGAGCCCGTCGGTGTAGAGCGTGAGCAGGCTGCCCTCCGGGAGGTCGATGTCGTACATCTCGAACGGCAGTCCGCCCAGGCCGAGCGGCGGACCCGCGGGCAGGTCGAGCACGGTCACCCGGCCGTCCGGCGTGGACACCAGGGGTGCCGGGTGGCCGGCGCGTGCCAGGGAGCAGCGCCGGGAGACCGGGTCGTAGACCGCGTACACACAGGTGGCTCCGAGCGTCTGTTCGACCGGCGGCTGGTCGCCCTCGGCGTTCGCCTCCACCTCGGCGGCCAGCAGGCTGACCAGGTCGTCCAGCCGGGCCACCACCTCGTCCGGTTCCAGATCGAGGCTGGCCAGGGTGCGTACGGCGGCCCGCAGGCGCCCCATCGAGGCCGCGGCGTGGATGCCGTGGCCGACCACGTCCCCCACGACCAGCGCGACCCGGGCCCCCGACAAGGGAATCACGTCGAACCAGTCACCGCCGATGCCCGGTTCCCCGCTCGCCGGGAGGTACCGGCAGGCCACCTCGACAGCCGGCAGGTCGGACACCGCGCCCGGCAGCAGGCTGCGTTGCAGGGTCAGCGCGGCGCTCTGCTGCTGGGTGAAGCGGCGCGCGTTGTCGATGCACACGGCCGCACGCGAGGAGAACTCGTGCGCCACCGCGGCATCGTCGTCCTCGAACGGCTCCGACTGGCGTACGCGCCACAGGCTCACCACGCCCAGGACGAGGCCGCGCGCCAGCAGGGGCACCGCGATCAGGGAATGAACACCGAGACCCACGGCGACCTCGATCCGCCGCCGGTCCATGGCGTACCACTCGGGGCGCAGCGACAGCAGCCGTTCGAGGACCGGGCGACGCTCGGCCAGGCACCGCGCCTGCGGAGAATCGGGCAGCAGCGGCACCACTTCGCCTTCCTGATACGGGACCCGTGGTTCCGCGGGCGACAAGGCCACGCGCAGGAGCGCACCCGCCATGTGCGAGGGCAGTTCGTCACCGAGAGCGACCGGCTTCAGGAGGTCCACCGAGCAGTAGTCGGCCAGGCCGGGGGCGGCGACCTCGGCCAGTTCCCGGGCCGTCTGCGTCACGTCCAGTGAGGTTCCGATCCGGGCGCTGGCCTCGTTCAGGAGGGTGAGCCTGCGTCGCGCCTGGTAGCGCTGCGTCACGTCCTCGATCGTCTCCGCCACGCCGAGGACCCGGCCCGAGGAGTCCTCCATCCGGAACGCGGAGACGGACACCATCCGCTCCCGGCCGGGAGCGTGGCGTGTCCGGGCCGACTGCTCGGTGAAGATCAGCGGCTCGCCGGTCTCCAGCACGTGGCGTACCCGCTCCTCGGCCGGACCCGCGTCCTCGTCGACGAGGAATTCACCGGAACTACGGCCCACCGGCGCCTCGGCCGTGATGCCGCTCGTCTTCTCGATCGCCCGGTTGATCCGGATGACTTTCCTGTCCGGGCCGTGAATGGCGAGACCGATCGGGGACCGGTGGTAGAGGCCGTCGAGCAGCGCGCGGTCCCGTTGCCAGGCGACGACCTCCGAGGCAGGGGCACCGACCAGGAACCACTCCTGACGATCTCCGTCGCGGGCGATCGCACGGGCCCGGAAGCCCATCTCCACACGCCGTCCGTCGTGGTGCCGGACGGGCAGGACCCCGAACCAGCCCCCCGCCCTCATGGCTCCCACGACGACGGACCGCGCCACCGGCAGGTCACGGGCGTCGATCAGCAGATCCCGCCACGCCCGTCCGATCACTTCCTTGGCCCGGTAGCCCAGCAGCTCCTGGGCACGCGCGCTCCAGCCGACCACGGTGCCGTGGTCGTCCAGCACGGCCGAAGCGGCATGCCCGAGGGCGAACGGATCCTCGGGACTCTCGCTGAAATGCATCGAGGGTGTCCCCATAACCACCTCTTCGTCTCCGTGCCTCCGATGTTCCTCCTCCCGCTGCCCGTCCGCGACTCTCCCCTTCCCCCCGGCCCCGTCAGTCCGCCGCTCTCTCCCGGTCCCGTCAGTCCGCCGCTCCCTCCCGGCCCCGTCAGTGCGCCGCTGTCTCCCCGCTCCGTCAGTCCGCCGCCGGGATCAGCCCGACCCGGTACGCGAGGACGACTGCCTGGACGCGGTCGCGCAGGCCCAGCTTGGCCAGGATCCGGGAAACGTAGGTCTTGACCGTCTCGGGCGTGATGAACAGCGCCGCGGCGATCTCCTTGTTCGACAGCCCCTCGGCGATCCGCCGGAGCACGTCCAGCTCGCGGGGGGTCAGCGCCCGTGCGAGTTCTTCCCTGGCGGCCGGCCGTGAGGTCTCGGACGGCCGCAGATGTTCGGCGAAATGACCGATGAGATGGCGGGTGACGGCGGGTGCGAGCAGGGCCTCGCCCCGGGCGACCGTCCGGATCCCGTTCACCAGCTCCGCGGGAGGCGCGTCCTTGAGCAGGAAGCCGCTGGCTCCGGCCCGCAACGCGTCGTAGACGTAGGCGTCGACGTTGAACGTGGTGACGACCAGCACCTTCGGAGGGACCCCGGCATCGGGACCGGCCAGCTGCCGGGTCGCCTGGATGCCGTCCAGCAGGGGCATCCGGATGTCCATCACGACCACGTCGGGCCGCAGCCGCCGTGCGGCTTCCACCGCCGCGTGCCCGTTCTCGGCCTCCCCGACGACCTCGATGTCGGGCTGCGCGGAGAAGATGGTGACGTAGCCGGTCCGCACCAGTGCCTGGTCGTCGCAGACGAGTACACGGATGGGCTGCGGCGCATGGCTCACGGGGTCACTCCTGAACGGGCCGGGAAGGAATCGTCGCGCGGATCTCGAACCCGCCCTCGGGCCGGGCTCCGGCCTCCAGTTCACCATCCAGCATCCGCACCCGTGCACGTAATCCGGCCAGACCTCGTCCGCCTCCCGGGCCGGGCTTCCGTGCGGCCGGTACGGCCGCGGGGGAGGCGGCGGGTGCGTCGGTCGTCACCTTGATCTCTACGTGTTCCTCGCGATGCCGGACCAGGACGCGTGTGGTCTGCCCGGACGCGTGCTTCATCGCGTTGGTGAGCGCCTCCTGCACCACGCGGTACGCGGCCAGTTCCACGTCCACGGACCGCGCCCGCCGCTCGCCCTCCTCGCTGAGCTCGACCAACTGACCCGATCTGCGGGCCTGTTCGACCAGGTCCACCACCCGTCCCAGGGTCGGGGCCCGGTCCGCGCGCGCCGGATCGGCGACCGCGGACTCGCCGGTCGCCTCCAACACGCCGAGCAGGTACCGCAGTTCCGTGAGCGCCCGGCGACCGGTGTCGCTGACGGCCGTCAGTCCCTCGGCGGCCCGTTCGGGCGCGGACGTGAGCAGGAACTGCGCCGCGTCGGACTGGACCACCATGGCCGTCACATGGTGGGTGACCACGTCGTGCAGTTCGCGGGCGATCCGTGCCCGCTCGGCGGCCGTGGCCACCTCGGCGGCCAGCCGCCGCCGCTCCGCCTCTTCCCGTCGCCGCGTGCGTACGGCGCCTCCCACCAGCCAGATCGCGGCCAGAGTGAGATAGAACGCCAGGAAGTCCGGGATCTCCTGCGGTGAGCCGAGGTGGTGCAGGACGACGGCCAGGACCGCGTAGGCCGCACTGGCCGCGACGGTCACCGCGCGGCGGAGACCGGCCAGATGGGCCCCGGCGGAGTACAGGGCGAGATACAGCCCCATGCTCCCGAACGTCGTCGCGAAGCCCATCGCCTGGTGCACGGCGAACGCGCCCGCGACGACGGCCAGACAGACCGCGGGCCACCGGCGGCGGGCCGCGAGCGGCAGGGTCTGGGCCAGGACCAGCACGATGCCCAGGGCGTTCGCCGGCCGCTCGGGCAGATCGCCGATCTGCCCTCCGATGTTCGACAGGGTCGGCACGAACGCCAGCAGAGTGAGCGTCAGAGCGAGGACGCCGTCCTTGACGGAGGCGTCCCGCTCGCTCCACCAGTGCAGGGGCGCCCGCAGCGGCGTGGGACTCCAGGACTCCTGACGGAACATCATGTTCTCTTTCTCCGACCGGACTTGCTCACTGACGGGCCTTGCGTCGCGGCAGCAGGCCGCCCTTCCGGCGGGCGAGGGCGATCAGCCGGACGGTGATCAGTACGCTGAGGGCGACGGGCACGATCGACGTCTCCAAGCCGAAGCCGCCGCCGTTCAACAGGGCGGAACCATGGACGTCGACGGTGTAGAGACCCTCGGGCGTGTGTCCGGAGACCGGGATGCCGAGCAGTTGCTCAGCGGTGTTCCAGGCGAAGTGCAGGCCCGCGACGAACCAGATGCTACGCCGCCACAGGAACGCGGCACCAAGCATGACGCCTGCCTCGACGGCGATCGCCACCGCGCTCCAACCGTTGGCCCCCGGAGCCACCAGGTGCGCGACGCCGAAGAACAGCCCGGTGATCGCGATGGCGGCCCGGCTGCCCCACAACTGCTCCAGAGCCTGGAGGGCGAGGCCGCGGAACATCAGTTCCTCGGTGACCGAGGCGCCGATCTGCACCATGACCGCGGACCACACGACCGACACGAAGCCGTTGCCCGCCCAGGAGAACGAGTAGCCCCCGAGAGCCGTGATCAGGAGTGTGGACACGACGATGAAGCCCAGGCCGATCCCGCCGCCGAGCAGGGCCTCCCGGCCGGCCCCGCGGCGGGCGATCTCCGGCGTGGAGCGTCGTGCGACGAAG
Proteins encoded:
- a CDS encoding DUF4956 domain-containing protein — its product is MHAPYTVASVLAAKGITNHLSPIDLVTRGALDVIALLILVGWLYRRRRSAQEMPLVLTALNIGLFAAMSAISAGKFPTGVGFGLFGILSLVRLRSAAFTLRDVAYTFAALVIALCNGLPQRASWLAIGLDVLVLVAVLLVDDPRTYNPTRVVKLTLDRTYGDESDVLWDVAARFGRVPLTVEVDEVDYVRETTRVAARFPLEPGQPAQTTEIPAVGEPEVPTAREAESVQ
- a CDS encoding phosphatase PAP2 family protein, whose protein sequence is MNALRKIRWPYAAIAVTAVAVASVGLIRPELAAVVTGSPGATAVIGKNPPPTLFADATITPLGRQVAAQRTRADALFTRWTAQHGTTRDDKAFTAWVAAQIPAPPSATARTAELHDVQDLAKIRTAPGKKAATWLELYGKKDIWKLYQHDQRELVSTAKGTDEKARLKSALGLAKTISDQLAARDQQPAPFVLDPSLRPDKHITPGTKGPYSYPSRHAARSAAAVTLLGAFAPHRAQDYRWMQDEVVYSRVYMAGHVPSDILAGTLLGDLIGDYELAAKQS
- a CDS encoding response regulator transcription factor; this encodes MHCLVVDDETRLTDLVVRYLSESGHTAEGRYDGPSGLSAARDPRLDAVVLDVMLPGLDGVEVCRSLRSEGIDVPVILLTARGDVSERVAGLDAGADDYVVKPFAMEELLARLRAISRRRPDPAGRLRADDLVLDPEQQRAWRGDRELDLSRREFAVLRVLMENAGRVVSRLQLLDEVWDGETDLRSNAIDVHVSKVRAKVDRAFGRDTITTLRGRGYRLETTP
- a CDS encoding SpoIIE family protein phosphatase, encoding MGTPSMHFSESPEDPFALGHAASAVLDDHGTVVGWSARAQELLGYRAKEVIGRAWRDLLIDARDLPVARSVVVGAMRAGGWFGVLPVRHHDGRRVEMGFRARAIARDGDRQEWFLVGAPASEVVAWQRDRALLDGLYHRSPIGLAIHGPDRKVIRINRAIEKTSGITAEAPVGRSSGEFLVDEDAGPAEERVRHVLETGEPLIFTEQSARTRHAPGRERMVSVSAFRMEDSSGRVLGVAETIEDVTQRYQARRRLTLLNEASARIGTSLDVTQTARELAEVAAPGLADYCSVDLLKPVALGDELPSHMAGALLRVALSPAEPRVPYQEGEVVPLLPDSPQARCLAERRPVLERLLSLRPEWYAMDRRRIEVAVGLGVHSLIAVPLLARGLVLGVVSLWRVRQSEPFEDDDAAVAHEFSSRAAVCIDNARRFTQQQSAALTLQRSLLPGAVSDLPAVEVACRYLPASGEPGIGGDWFDVIPLSGARVALVVGDVVGHGIHAAASMGRLRAAVRTLASLDLEPDEVVARLDDLVSLLAAEVEANAEGDQPPVEQTLGATCVYAVYDPVSRRCSLARAGHPAPLVSTPDGRVTVLDLPAGPPLGLGGLPFEMYDIDLPEGSLLTLYTDGLLEARDGDIDAALEKLHECLALTDDPLESTCHGVIEALLPTNRRPNDDIALLMARTRVLPPENVATWQLPLEATAASRARELITAKLAEWGLSDMVFTTELITSELVTNAYRYGDGPVTLRLIRTHCLICEVSDTSHTSPHLRRALSTDEGGRGLFLVAQLTERWGTRYAHDGKTVWTEQPLPQP
- a CDS encoding polyphosphate polymerase domain-containing protein, producing MTPANTFARALGLALPHGATLAEVDAAAALQHRTDRKYLVPLGLARRLVGQLADSHRILDLEGRRTTTYHSTYFDTPRLGAWRAHAQGRRRRWKVRTRLYAEDGLCRVEVKTKDGRGATVKHALRAPAERYGRLDEEASAFVDRVLAGSEIPVRAEDLVATTEIRYLRAALADLHHGTRVTLDGVLTCHHGDRSAALDPDFVLVETKGGARPAPADRMLLSLGVRPVSLSKYLVGQSLLTPGLPDNDIRRLARTRFDAGPHRTPAPLLEGTPVA
- a CDS encoding MFS transporter codes for the protein MTSTPSAPQLAPAWQMWPLYAAGFTTAFGAHGIAANLGGGTVTSLMALGGLLALYDGAEVLLKPVFGTLADRVGARPVLLGGLVAFAAASAVYAVADSPGLLWAARLGQGAAASAFSPSASALVARLNPAAKHGRAYGSYGFYKSVGYTLGPLLGGVLVWTGGLRLLFVVLALLGAAVAVWAALAVPVVPPLPKARQTVLGLARRLAHPDFLRPTAALAAATAALSVGVGFLPVSGRAAGLDTVATGAAVSVLAACAAVVQPRAGRALDAGRLTARGGIMAGLLLTAAGLGCATLPGVAGVLSGAALIGAGTGLITPLGFAALAASTPVERLGQTMGAAELGRELGDAGGPLLVAGVATLTTLDHGYATLAALLAIAPAVGLVRRAAGVRASR
- a CDS encoding ATP-binding protein, with product MTRSPGRLLTRFQRLPVVGRLVLAVALAMTFVLVGAAGLVYWRVETALDGQLDEDLAAYQHTLDRAVRSGQDLPAGPNGSLGQVLDRHGRILRAGAAVRDQPLLTPAESAAAAHGAVVRRDIGALLPITAGTLRLRAQHVTVGGQPRIVVAAVQRGHRDEALRELLAQLAFASGLTLLAASYVGYRTARAALRPVERYRLGAAALAAGADASPGLRLEVPTDRDDEITRLGHTLNRMLDRLAASAAREHQFIADASHELRTPLTLMRAELDVALHRPRTAEELTETLRAVDAEARRLVTLANALLDLEQLGSGERIQRVPIALDRLLDDTCAQYRTAAERDGRTLTVLYDHATVRVDPRWLEPAVGTLLDNALRHGRGAITVNVRARDGRLLLSVSDEGAGFPPDFLPHAFDRFSRAEASRTTPGAGLGLALVAAVAASHGGTAHAENVPPATTGTEGTTGATITLDVPC